Proteins encoded by one window of Thalassoroseus pseudoceratinae:
- a CDS encoding heavy-metal-associated domain-containing protein, translating into MKTLAICGLMLALAVGCSKTEPAAEATGATESAAAVTPVIYNSGEELTLEVPSMHCPFGCYPTIEKTLTELDGVEKVDLVPQEKEGEINDHRVIVKLNDEFDATKAVAALAGAGFDDAVIENKN; encoded by the coding sequence ATGAAGACACTGGCGATTTGCGGATTGATGTTGGCATTGGCAGTTGGTTGCAGCAAGACCGAACCCGCTGCGGAAGCAACCGGGGCAACCGAATCGGCGGCTGCAGTGACTCCTGTGATTTACAACTCCGGCGAAGAATTGACGCTGGAAGTTCCCTCCATGCATTGTCCGTTTGGCTGCTACCCGACCATCGAGAAAACTCTCACCGAGCTCGACGGAGTGGAAAAAGTGGATCTCGTCCCGCAAGAAAAAGAAGGCGAAATCAACGATCACCGTGTGATCGTCAAGCTGAATGATGAATTCGATGCCACCAAAGCCGTCGCTGCATTGGCCGGTGCTGGATTTGACGATGCCGTGATCGAAAACAAAAACTGA
- a CDS encoding CCA tRNA nucleotidyltransferase, with product MTVPDPNRDYAKTLVLKLREAGFEALWAGGCVRDFLLGRTPKDYDIATNATPDQVRDLFGRKRTLAVGASFGVIVVLAPKGVEQVEVATFRSEGGYHDGRRPTQVVFTSAEEDAKRRDFTINGMFYDPIEEAVRDYVGGEADLNAGVIRAIGDPHARMTEDKLRTLRAIRFAATLEFQLESTTQNAVCEMATQLTVVSAERIAQELRRMLVDPHRRRAVELLAETNLLTVIFPEFGPLMHEEPHRWDETLRTLDELDRPSFALAAAALWHGLPDGGSRGKVAHRLGKRLRLSNDDIQQITWLLEHHRSLDNADQLPAHQLKRILAATGIDDLLALIQAERTAREVELSPVEFCQNYLATHSAAEINPPPLVGGHDLIQMGLRPGKEFKSLLDAIRDAQLDGIVQNTDEALAMVKQLRES from the coding sequence ATGACTGTTCCAGACCCCAACCGAGACTACGCGAAAACACTTGTTCTCAAACTCCGTGAAGCCGGTTTCGAAGCGTTGTGGGCCGGCGGATGTGTGCGTGATTTTCTGCTCGGTCGTACTCCAAAAGACTACGATATCGCAACCAATGCGACGCCGGATCAGGTCCGAGACTTGTTCGGACGCAAACGGACGCTGGCGGTTGGTGCGAGTTTCGGCGTTATTGTCGTCTTGGCACCGAAGGGAGTGGAACAGGTCGAAGTCGCCACATTCCGGAGTGAAGGGGGATATCACGACGGTCGTCGACCCACGCAGGTCGTTTTCACGTCTGCTGAGGAAGACGCCAAACGTCGGGATTTCACAATCAACGGGATGTTTTACGATCCGATTGAAGAGGCCGTTCGTGACTACGTGGGCGGCGAAGCGGATCTGAATGCTGGTGTCATTCGCGCGATTGGCGACCCGCATGCTCGCATGACCGAGGACAAACTCCGAACGCTCCGAGCAATCCGCTTCGCTGCGACACTCGAATTTCAATTGGAATCGACAACGCAGAACGCGGTTTGCGAGATGGCGACTCAGTTGACCGTAGTCAGTGCCGAACGGATCGCGCAGGAACTGCGGCGGATGTTGGTCGATCCGCATCGCCGACGTGCCGTGGAATTGCTAGCCGAGACGAACCTTCTGACCGTCATTTTCCCCGAGTTCGGCCCGTTGATGCATGAGGAACCGCATCGTTGGGACGAGACGTTGCGAACCCTGGATGAGCTAGATCGCCCGAGTTTCGCCCTCGCGGCTGCAGCACTATGGCACGGTTTGCCGGATGGTGGTTCTCGGGGAAAGGTGGCTCATCGACTCGGGAAACGGCTGCGGTTGTCGAATGACGATATCCAGCAAATCACTTGGTTGCTGGAGCATCACCGGAGCCTGGATAATGCGGACCAATTGCCCGCCCATCAGCTCAAGCGAATTCTCGCGGCCACGGGGATCGACGATTTACTTGCACTGATCCAAGCCGAACGAACCGCACGCGAGGTCGAATTGTCTCCGGTCGAATTCTGTCAGAACTACCTCGCGACTCACTCCGCCGCCGAGATCAATCCACCGCCGTTAGTGGGCGGGCACGATTTGATCCAAATGGGCCTGCGACCGGGCAAGGAATTCAAATCGCTGCTAGATGCCATCCGCGATGCCCAACTCGACGGGATCGTGCAAAATACAGACGAGGCGTTGGCAATGGTCAAGCAACTTCGGGAAAGCTGA